From a single Nitrogeniibacter mangrovi genomic region:
- a CDS encoding DUF4212 domain-containing protein has translation MDKSGEAYWRATLGLLTTVLIIWFVVSFGFGIILQPMLDSIHLGGYPLGFWFAQQGSIYIFVALIFWYAAKMGKIDREHDVHED, from the coding sequence ATGGACAAGTCGGGTGAAGCCTACTGGCGCGCCACACTCGGTCTGCTGACCACCGTGCTCATCATTTGGTTTGTCGTGTCCTTCGGGTTCGGCATCATCCTGCAGCCGATGCTCGACAGCATCCACCTCGGTGGATATCCGCTCGGGTTCTGGTTCGCCCAACAAGGTTCGATCTACATCTTCGTGGCACTGATCTTCTGGTACGCCGCCAAGATGGGCAAGATCGACCGTGAGC
- a CDS encoding DUF4212 domain-containing protein, producing MPLTDAQRTYWRKTLALTATLLLAWFLITFVGGYFAAELNGFSFLGFPLGFYLFAQGALIAFLVIIAIYVRVMGKLDDRFAASRSAEASRGDTASH from the coding sequence ATGCCACTGACAGACGCCCAGCGCACTTACTGGCGCAAGACCCTCGCCCTGACCGCAACCCTGCTCCTGGCGTGGTTCCTCATCACCTTTGTCGGCGGGTATTTCGCGGCCGAGCTCAACGGGTTCAGCTTTCTGGGATTTCCGCTCGGTTTCTACCTGTTTGCGCAGGGTGCGTTGATTGCGTTTCTGGTGATCATCGCCATCTACGTGCGCGTCATGGGCAAGCTCGACGACCGCTTTGCCGCATCACGCTCCGCCGAGGCGTCGCGCGGGGACACGGCGTCGCACTAA
- a CDS encoding LrgB family protein, with amino-acid sequence MNQDSVSGLWVYLSARPLLGLTMTLVAYGIAWRIHQRFKSHPLANPVLIAVLLLVTVLTLTHTPYQRYFDGAQFVHFLLGPATVALAIPLYGQLQRLRRLALPLGVTLLIGSAIAIASAWAVGAWLGADEQTLISLAPKSVTTPIAMAVAEALGGLPSLTAALVIATGILGAMTAQGVFHLLRIRDAAAQGFAIGIAAHGIGTARAFQLSPEAGAFSALAMAANGLLTAVLVPWLIPWLKALFAAH; translated from the coding sequence ATGAATCAGGACAGTGTGAGCGGCCTCTGGGTCTACCTCTCCGCCCGCCCACTGCTGGGCTTGACAATGACCCTGGTGGCCTACGGCATCGCGTGGCGTATTCACCAGCGCTTCAAGTCCCATCCGCTGGCCAACCCGGTGCTGATCGCGGTGCTCCTCCTGGTGACCGTGCTCACGCTCACCCACACGCCCTATCAGCGGTATTTCGACGGTGCCCAATTCGTGCATTTCCTGCTGGGCCCCGCGACTGTGGCACTGGCGATCCCGCTTTACGGGCAGTTGCAGCGTCTGCGCCGGCTCGCCTTGCCGCTGGGGGTCACCCTGTTGATCGGGTCCGCCATCGCCATCGCCTCGGCCTGGGCAGTGGGCGCATGGCTCGGTGCGGACGAGCAGACGCTGATCTCGCTGGCCCCCAAGAGCGTCACCACGCCGATCGCCATGGCGGTCGCCGAAGCCCTGGGCGGACTGCCATCGCTCACGGCGGCACTGGTCATCGCCACCGGCATCCTCGGCGCGATGACGGCACAAGGCGTCTTTCACCTCCTGCGCATCCGGGACGCAGCAGCGCAAGGTTTCGCGATCGGCATCGCGGCCCATGGGATCGGCACCGCACGGGCGTTTCAGCTTAGCCCGGAGGCCGGCGCATTCTCGGCACTGGCGATGGCCGCCAACGGCCTGCTGACGGCCGTACTGGTGCCATGGCTGATCCCCTGGCTCAAGGCGCTGTTCGCCGCGCACTGA
- a CDS encoding CidA/LrgA family protein — protein MLNAMTVLLGFQLIGEIITRLAGWPIPGPVIGMALLFLVLVLRRGPGEELSRTSNGLLSHLSLLFVPAGTGIMLHADRLASEWLPLAAALLASTLLTLGVSAVCLHLLVRKGQQRQ, from the coding sequence ATGCTCAACGCCATGACCGTCCTGCTGGGTTTCCAGCTGATCGGTGAAATCATCACCCGCTTGGCGGGGTGGCCGATTCCGGGGCCGGTGATCGGCATGGCGCTGTTGTTCCTGGTGCTGGTCCTGCGCCGAGGCCCGGGCGAAGAACTGAGCCGGACGTCCAATGGGTTGCTCAGCCATCTGTCACTGCTGTTCGTACCCGCCGGCACCGGCATCATGCTGCACGCCGACCGCCTCGCCAGCGAGTGGCTGCCCCTGGCCGCCGCCTTGCTCGCCAGCACCCTGCTGACGCTCGGCGTCTCGGCCGTCTGTCTGCACCTGCTGGTTCGCAAAGGACAACAGCGCCAATGA
- a CDS encoding nucleoside recognition domain-containing protein — MASFLDIVLRAGRSGVELALFVLLPVMVVMLALMRLLEARGVIDRLVRLLAPALRPIGLTGLGVFAALQINFVSFAAPVATLAMMEQRGASDRHLAATLAMVMAMSQANVLLPMSTMGLSLGTTLLFSLLGGLTAAAMCYHVVGRHLSATEAPMDETLKHPVAEDAKGVLDVINRAGAEAFKITIGAIPMLVLALVAVAILRNSGAIAALTTLISPVLIPLGIDPALVLPTLTKYLGGGTAMMGVMDEMLKAGTATVNTLNASAGFLLHPLDIPGVAVLISSGKRVAGVWKTALIGAIIGIGLRTLGHLLFT; from the coding sequence ATGGCCTCCTTCCTCGACATCGTCCTGCGCGCCGGCCGCTCCGGCGTGGAACTCGCGCTTTTCGTGCTCCTGCCGGTCATGGTGGTCATGCTCGCGCTGATGCGTCTGCTGGAGGCGCGTGGCGTCATCGACCGACTGGTGCGGCTGCTGGCCCCGGCCCTGCGCCCGATCGGTCTGACCGGGCTGGGGGTGTTCGCCGCCTTGCAGATCAATTTCGTGAGCTTCGCCGCGCCGGTCGCGACCCTGGCGATGATGGAGCAGCGGGGTGCCTCCGATCGGCATCTGGCGGCCACCCTGGCCATGGTCATGGCCATGTCCCAGGCCAACGTGCTGCTGCCCATGTCGACCATGGGCCTGTCGCTCGGCACCACCCTGCTCTTCTCCCTTCTGGGGGGGCTGACGGCCGCGGCAATGTGCTATCACGTCGTCGGCCGCCACCTGTCGGCGACCGAAGCCCCCATGGACGAAACCCTCAAGCATCCCGTGGCCGAGGATGCCAAGGGGGTGCTCGACGTCATCAACCGCGCCGGCGCCGAGGCGTTCAAGATCACCATCGGTGCGATCCCCATGCTGGTCCTTGCGCTTGTCGCGGTGGCGATCCTGCGTAACAGTGGCGCCATCGCTGCGCTCACCACGCTGATCTCCCCGGTGCTGATTCCGCTGGGTATCGATCCGGCCCTGGTGCTGCCGACATTGACGAAGTACCTGGGGGGAGGCACCGCGATGATGGGGGTCATGGACGAGATGCTCAAGGCCGGCACGGCCACGGTGAACACCCTCAACGCAAGCGCCGGATTTCTGCTCCACCCGCTGGACATTCCCGGAGTCGCGGTGCTGATCTCCTCGGGCAAGCGCGTCGCCGGGGTCTGGAAAACGGCGCTGATCGGGGCGATCATCGGCATTGGCCTGCGCACGCTCGGCCATCTTCTGTTCACCTGA
- a CDS encoding type IV pilin protein, which yields MTRKGEHMTAPRASRGFTLIEVMIVVAILGIIAAIAYPNYTQYVQRSRRNECEGQMTSMAAALERRYSTSGAYNSAAAPAFTCPADGGTATYNLAAALAADTFTITATPQGPQTGDKCGNLTLTQTGAKGATGGTIAECWH from the coding sequence ATGACACGCAAGGGTGAACACATGACGGCACCTCGTGCATCCCGCGGCTTCACGCTCATCGAAGTGATGATCGTGGTGGCCATCCTGGGCATCATCGCCGCGATCGCCTATCCCAACTATACGCAGTATGTCCAGCGCTCGCGGCGCAACGAATGCGAGGGTCAGATGACGAGCATGGCCGCCGCGCTCGAGCGTCGGTACTCGACTTCCGGTGCTTACAACAGCGCGGCGGCACCGGCCTTCACCTGCCCGGCCGATGGTGGCACGGCAACCTATAATCTGGCAGCAGCACTCGCAGCGGACACTTTCACCATCACTGCAACGCCGCAAGGGCCACAAACGGGGGACAAGTGTGGCAACCTGACCCTCACCCAGACCGGCGCGAAAGGCGCGACAGGCGGTACGATAGCCGAGTGCTGGCACTAG
- a CDS encoding pilus assembly protein, whose amino-acid sequence MTTISRPLHSPRLALLLGALALASAFQVQAAPLSIAQVPLYLGGTVEPNVMFILDDSGSMAWSFMPDDIYGYYNRKGAQSSTYNSLYYNPNVTYTPPLDENGNKASNASFTAAWWDGYSSTRQYNTVNLSTSFRPTWYYPGYSTEYSNNTAQPAFYYVFDRTNSGCFGSLTDDDCYDKVVVSSTSGPGNTDERTNFANWYSYYRTRLMSAKAGISRAFGIQGTGLRVGYGRINKGSTSIDGLNFSTLERGVRDFSDVDSYGNTTNYRKSFFDWLYAVNWVGNTPLRKALDDAGRYYERNDSQGPASTTPGVSGGNDLSCRQNYTILMTDGYWNSSAASTSAARQNNDGTDGTAYTDANGNTVQFRAVAPFADNYSDTLADIAAYYWKRDLRTDLTNDVPANADDPAFWQHMVTFGVGLGVEGNVTPSSAFSAISTQSTINWGDPSSSNPAKIDDLLHAAVNSRGDFFSAKDPQSFANALATTLATINTRTSSAAAVSTNSTYLGTDTLVFQALFSSDGWTGDMLAYEIEEKTSATGVTYYAPKSAPKWKASNQIGAASGRDLLTWNTVTNSAISFRWASLNATQQAALGSSDLLDFIRGDQTKEEANGGSFRDRYKIIGDVVNSSPAYVGTQNYGYAQAASLTSTERAAYRNRRGTSSYINREPALFFGANDGILHVVKADTGDELFGYIPNAIIGNLPDLADPDYTHRYYVDGSPVTTDAILGGSWKSVLVGSTGAGGKAYFALDVENAANFSASNVLWEVSNTTAGFSELGYTMGQAAVGRTENGKWVAIVGNGYNSTSQTARLFVIDLATGALLKELDTGVGSTTTPNGLSSPIAIDANRNGSIDLVYAGDLYGNIWKFDFTTTNSTSNGWKIAFSGKPLFQAKYLNSSNVTIRQPITTRPQVGVHSDGGFMVYFGTGKYFETGDNTDLSLQTLYGVRDECGLTVTCTASGSSKVSRSDLLKQEITYEGTNSFNGNSWDVREFSQNQPNNTQKGFYVDLVYNANYQGERVLATPILWSDRVIYVTAIPDDDSCNGGGESWIIELAPETGGRTTFNPFDLAKDGTYGASSQINKGTAINGRKVKGGMIGGLGQMQAKDGKRLKIGSTSSASFDTSLQEGEGGRRISWRQIQ is encoded by the coding sequence ATGACCACGATCTCTCGCCCCCTCCACTCACCGCGCCTCGCGCTGCTGCTCGGCGCCCTGGCACTCGCCAGCGCCTTCCAGGTGCAGGCAGCCCCCCTTTCGATTGCGCAGGTGCCGCTGTACCTGGGCGGCACGGTCGAGCCCAACGTCATGTTCATTCTCGACGACTCCGGGTCGATGGCCTGGTCATTCATGCCGGATGACATCTACGGTTACTACAATCGCAAAGGCGCCCAGTCGTCCACCTACAACTCGCTCTACTACAATCCGAACGTCACCTACACGCCACCGCTGGACGAGAACGGCAACAAGGCCAGCAACGCGAGCTTCACTGCCGCGTGGTGGGACGGTTACAGCAGCACCCGCCAGTACAATACGGTCAACCTGAGCACCTCGTTCCGCCCGACCTGGTACTACCCGGGCTACAGCACGGAGTACTCCAACAACACCGCGCAACCCGCTTTCTATTATGTGTTCGACAGAACCAACAGCGGCTGCTTCGGGTCCCTCACCGATGACGACTGCTACGACAAGGTCGTCGTGAGTTCGACCTCCGGCCCCGGCAATACGGACGAGCGCACCAACTTCGCCAACTGGTACTCCTACTATCGCACCCGCCTGATGTCCGCCAAGGCCGGGATTTCACGCGCCTTCGGCATTCAGGGCACCGGCCTGCGCGTCGGTTATGGCCGGATCAACAAAGGCAGCACCTCGATCGACGGATTGAATTTTTCGACCCTGGAGCGCGGTGTGCGCGACTTCAGCGACGTGGACTCCTACGGCAACACGACCAACTACCGCAAGAGCTTCTTCGACTGGCTGTATGCGGTCAACTGGGTCGGCAACACCCCCCTGCGCAAGGCGCTGGACGATGCCGGCCGGTATTACGAGCGCAACGACTCCCAAGGCCCCGCCAGCACCACGCCGGGCGTCAGCGGTGGCAACGACCTGTCCTGCCGTCAGAACTACACCATCCTGATGACGGACGGCTACTGGAACTCGAGTGCGGCCAGCACCTCCGCGGCACGCCAGAACAATGACGGCACCGACGGTACCGCCTACACCGATGCGAACGGCAATACGGTCCAGTTCCGCGCCGTCGCACCCTTTGCCGACAACTACAGCGATACGCTCGCAGATATCGCGGCGTACTACTGGAAACGCGACCTGCGCACCGACCTGACCAACGACGTGCCCGCCAACGCCGACGATCCGGCCTTCTGGCAGCACATGGTGACCTTCGGCGTGGGTCTGGGCGTGGAAGGCAATGTCACCCCGAGTTCGGCCTTTTCGGCAATCAGCACGCAAAGCACCATCAATTGGGGCGATCCGTCCAGCAGCAACCCGGCGAAGATCGACGATCTGCTGCACGCAGCCGTCAACAGCCGCGGTGACTTCTTCAGCGCCAAGGATCCGCAATCCTTCGCCAACGCCCTGGCGACCACGCTCGCCACCATCAACACCCGGACGAGCTCGGCCGCGGCGGTGTCCACCAACTCGACCTATCTGGGTACGGACACCCTCGTCTTTCAGGCCCTGTTCAGCAGCGATGGCTGGACCGGCGACATGCTGGCCTATGAGATCGAGGAGAAGACCAGCGCCACCGGCGTGACCTATTACGCACCGAAATCCGCGCCCAAATGGAAGGCCAGCAATCAGATCGGCGCCGCCAGCGGTCGCGATCTCCTGACCTGGAACACGGTCACGAACTCGGCCATCTCCTTCCGCTGGGCATCGTTGAACGCCACCCAGCAGGCCGCACTGGGCAGCAGCGATCTGCTCGATTTCATTCGCGGCGACCAGACCAAGGAAGAAGCCAACGGGGGCAGCTTCCGCGACCGCTACAAGATCATCGGCGACGTGGTCAACTCCAGTCCGGCCTATGTCGGCACCCAGAACTATGGCTATGCGCAGGCCGCCTCGCTGACGTCGACGGAACGCGCCGCCTACCGGAACCGTCGGGGCACCTCGAGCTACATCAACCGGGAGCCGGCCCTCTTCTTTGGCGCCAACGACGGCATCCTGCACGTGGTCAAAGCCGACACGGGCGACGAGCTGTTCGGCTACATCCCGAACGCCATCATCGGTAACCTGCCTGACCTGGCGGACCCCGACTACACCCACCGCTACTACGTGGATGGCTCGCCAGTCACCACCGATGCCATCCTCGGCGGATCGTGGAAATCAGTGCTGGTCGGGTCGACCGGGGCCGGCGGCAAAGCCTACTTTGCCCTCGACGTGGAGAATGCGGCGAACTTCTCCGCCAGCAACGTTCTTTGGGAAGTGTCGAACACCACGGCCGGTTTCTCGGAACTGGGTTACACCATGGGCCAGGCGGCCGTTGGCCGCACCGAAAACGGCAAGTGGGTGGCCATCGTCGGCAACGGCTACAACAGCACTTCGCAAACTGCGCGCCTGTTCGTGATCGATCTGGCCACCGGCGCGCTGCTCAAGGAACTGGACACCGGCGTGGGCAGCACCACCACTCCCAACGGCCTTTCGTCCCCCATCGCCATCGACGCCAACCGGAACGGCTCGATCGATCTGGTGTATGCCGGCGACCTGTACGGGAACATCTGGAAGTTCGACTTCACCACGACCAACAGCACCAGCAATGGCTGGAAGATCGCTTTCTCGGGCAAGCCCCTGTTCCAGGCCAAGTACCTCAACAGCAGCAACGTCACCATCAGGCAACCGATCACCACGCGTCCCCAGGTCGGGGTGCATTCGGACGGCGGCTTCATGGTGTACTTCGGTACCGGCAAGTACTTCGAAACCGGGGACAACACCGACCTGAGCCTTCAGACCCTGTACGGTGTGCGCGACGAGTGCGGACTGACGGTTACATGCACGGCGAGCGGCAGCTCCAAGGTCTCCCGCAGCGACCTGCTCAAGCAGGAGATCACCTACGAGGGCACGAACAGCTTCAACGGCAACAGCTGGGACGTGCGCGAGTTTTCCCAGAACCAGCCCAACAACACGCAGAAGGGTTTCTACGTCGATCTGGTGTACAACGCCAACTATCAGGGGGAACGTGTCCTGGCCACCCCGATCCTGTGGTCGGACCGTGTGATCTACGTGACCGCCATCCCCGATGACGATTCGTGCAACGGCGGCGGCGAGAGCTGGATCATCGAGCTGGCGCCCGAGACGGGCGGCCGCACCACCTTCAATCCGTTCGACCTGGCCAAGGACGGCACCTACGGCGCCAGCAGCCAGATCAACAAGGGCACGGCCATCAACGGGCGCAAGGTCAAGGGCGGTATGATCGGTGGCCTGGGCCAGATGCAGGCCAAGGACGGAAAACGTCTCAAGATCGGCTCAACCTCCAGCGCCTCCTTCGACACCAGTCTTCAGGAAGGCGAAGGCGGCCGGCGTATCTCGTGGCGTCAGATTCAGTAA